The Cucurbita pepo subsp. pepo cultivar mu-cu-16 chromosome LG08, ASM280686v2, whole genome shotgun sequence genome contains a region encoding:
- the LOC111800303 gene encoding probable pectate lyase 15, which produces MVIQLKQELIMNSFKTIDARGTNVHIANGACITIQFVTNVIVHGLNIHDCKPTGNAMVRSSPNHVGWRTMADGDAISIFGSSHIWIDHNSLSNCADGLVDAVMGSTAITITNNYFTHHNEVMLLGHSDSYVRDKQMQVTIAYNHFGEGLIQRMPRCRHGYFHVVNNDYTHWEMYAIGGSANPTINSQGNRYAAPTNPFAKEVTKRVETAESEWKNWNWRSEGDLLMNGAFFTPSGAGASASYARASSLGAKSSSMVASITANAGALNCRRGHAC; this is translated from the exons ATGGTGATACAGCTGAAACAGGAACTGATCATGAACAGTTTCAAGACAATTGATGCTCGTGGAACCAATGTTCACATTGCTAATGGTGCTTGCATCACCATCCAGTTTGTGACTAATGTTATTGTCCATGGTCTAAATATCCATGACTGCAAGCCCACTGGAAACGCCATGGTAAGGAGCTCACCCAATCACGTTGGGTGGAGAACAATGGCTGATGGAGATgccatttccatttttgggTCAAGTCATATTTGGATCGATCATAATTCACTCTCTAACTGTGCTGATGGCCTTGTTGATGCTGTCATGGGATCCACTGCAATTACAATCACCAACAATTACTTCACTCACCACAATGAG GTAATGTTATTGGGACATAGTGATTCATACGTTAGGGATAAACAAATGCAAGTGACCATTGCTTACAATCACTTTGGAGAAGGACTCATCCAAAGAATGCCAAG GTGTAGACATGGATACTTCCATGTGGTGAACAATGATTATACTCACTGGGAGATGTACGCCATTGGGGGTAGTGCAAATCCTACTATCAATAGCCAGGGTAACAGATATGCTGCACCAACCAACCCTTTTGCAAAAGAG GTTACCAAGAGGGTTGAGACAGCTGAATCTGAGTGGAAAAACTGGAATTGGAGATCAGAGGGAGACCTATTGATGAATGGTGCCTTTTTCACTCCATCTGGTGCAGGGGCCTCAGCAAGCTATGCTAGAGCCTCTAGTTTGGGAGCTAAATCTTCATCCATGGTTGCTTCCATAACAGCCAACGCCGGTGCACTTAACTGCCGACGAGGTCACGCCTGCTAG
- the LOC111800064 gene encoding probable pectate lyase 20 has translation MAMAESGGWIRLFLLVVFMLFVETIARVPKEIPEIENRATEILRSSSNASMAERLEDVEALGNKHAVDNPEEVAAAVDMSIRNATARRELGFFSCGTGNPIDDCWRCDPNWQQNRKRLADCGIGFGRNAIGGRDGRYYVVTDSGNDDPVSPRPGTLRHAVIQDEPLWIVFKRDMVIQLKQELIMNSFKTIDARGTNVHIANGACITIQFVTNVIVHGLNIHDCKPTGNAMVRSSPNHVGWRTMADGDAISIFGSSHIWIDHNSLSNCADGLVDAVMGSTAITITNNYFTHHNEVMLLGHSDSYVRDKQMQVTIAYNHFGEGLIQRMPRCRHGYFHVVNNXHSAFAFWSYLGKEQKTSNVDIFISRILLSSPCGLVK, from the exons ATGGCAATGGCGGAATCTGGAGGATGGATTCGGTTGTTTCTTCTCGTGGTGTTCATGTTGTTCGTCGAAACAATTGCCAGAGTTCCCAAAGAGATTCCTGAAATTGA GAATCGAGCAACCGAGATATTGCGGAGCTCAAGCAATGCATCAATGGCAGAGAG GTTGGAGGACGTCGAGGCTCTAGGTAATAAGCATGCCGTGGACAACCCTGAAGAGGTCGCTGCTGCGGTTGACAT GAGCATACGCAATGCCACTGCAAGGAGGGAGCTTGGATTCTTCTCGTGTGGAACCGGCAATCCTATTGATGATTGCTGGCGTTGCGACCCCAATTGGCAACAGAACCGCAAACGTCTTGCAGATTGTGGCATTGGCTTTGGCCGAAATGCCATCGGTGGTCGCGACGGTCGATACTACGTCGTCACTGATTCCGGCAACGACGACCCTGTCAGTCCAAGGCCTGGCACTTTACGACATGCCGTCATCCAAGATGAACCTCTCTGGATTGTGTTCAAAAGAGACATGGTGATACAGCTGAAACAGGAACTGATCATGAACAGTTTCAAGACAATTGATGCTCGTGGAACCAATGTTCACATTGCTAATGGTGCTTGCATCACCATCCAGTTTGTGACTAATGTTATTGTCCATGGTCTAAATATCCATGACTGCAAGCCCACTGGAAACGCCATGGTAAGGAGCTCACCCAATCACGTTGGGTGGAGAACAATGGCTGATGGAGATgccatttccatttttgggTCAAGTCATATTTGGATCGATCATAATTCACTCTCTAACTGTGCTGATGGCCTTGTTGATGCTGTCATGGGATCCACTGCAATTACAATCACCAACAATTACTTCACTCACCACAATGAG GTAATGTTATTGGGACATAGTGATTCATACGTTAGGGATAAACAAATGCAAGTGACCATTGCTTACAATCACTTTGGAGAAGGACTCATCCAAAGAATGCCAAG GTGTAGACATGGATACTTCCATGTGGTGAACAATGANCATTCTGCTTTTGCCTTTTGGTCTTATCTcggaaaagaacagaaaacatCTAATGtggatatatttatttctagGATCTTGTTATCCAGTCCATGTGGACTTGTAAAATGA